In the genome of Persephonella sp. KM09-Lau-8, one region contains:
- a CDS encoding c-type cytochrome: MKKLLSALLIAGVAVYGCQSKKEESKTSEQSSSSSVMETVQSGVNSMTEKAGEVANAAKEAAQNTVDAVKSGAQQAAQATKEAAGNAVNAAKEAAGNAANKAGEVAQAVGDKASEAAQKAGEMAKSAANKATETAASAADKAGESTSAATEKDKETANEVAEKANEKVEAAKQAVAAAKIDGQKLFNEKGCAGCHQASVESVGPSLKKIAEAYKGKEEELVKFLNGEAEPIVDPAKFGVMQGQINITKALSDEERKALADFILSH, encoded by the coding sequence ATGAAAAAGCTCTTAAGCGCTCTTCTTATTGCGGGGGTGGCCGTTTATGGTTGCCAAAGCAAAAAGGAAGAAAGCAAAACTTCAGAGCAGTCCAGCTCAAGCTCAGTAATGGAAACAGTCCAAAGTGGTGTTAACAGTATGACAGAAAAAGCTGGAGAAGTTGCAAATGCTGCAAAAGAGGCTGCACAAAACACTGTTGATGCTGTAAAATCTGGAGCACAACAGGCAGCTCAAGCAACAAAAGAAGCAGCAGGAAATGCTGTAAACGCAGCAAAAGAAGCTGCAGGCAACGCAGCTAATAAAGCTGGAGAGGTAGCACAGGCAGTAGGAGATAAGGCTTCAGAAGCTGCACAAAAAGCTGGTGAAATGGCAAAATCTGCTGCAAATAAAGCAACAGAAACTGCAGCTTCAGCAGCAGACAAAGCTGGAGAATCAACTTCAGCAGCTACTGAAAAAGACAAAGAAACAGCAAACGAAGTGGCAGAAAAAGCAAATGAGAAAGTAGAAGCTGCGAAGCAAGCTGTTGCAGCTGCAAAAATAGATGGGCAGAAACTGTTTAATGAGAAAGGCTGTGCAGGATGTCACCAGGCGTCTGTGGAAAGTGTAGGACCATCTCTTAAAAAGATTGCTGAGGCTTATAAAGGAAAAGAGGAAGAGCTGGTCAAGTTCTTAAATGGAGAGGCTGAACCTATAGTTGACCCTGCTAAATTCGGAGTAATGCAGGGACAGATTAATATAACAAAAGCCCTCTCTGATGAAGAAAGAAAAGCTCTCGCTGATTTCATACTTAGCCACTAA